From the Lolium rigidum isolate FL_2022 chromosome 2, APGP_CSIRO_Lrig_0.1, whole genome shotgun sequence genome, one window contains:
- the LOC124688159 gene encoding AT-hook motif nuclear-localized protein 25-like, translated as MAGMDPGGGSPGGGGSRYFHHLLRPQQQQQPSPLSPTSHVKMEQARDQHARMSSPDQTPAGEAADAGGNGGDQPSSSAMVPVDGGGGSGGSGGPTRRPRGRPAGSKNKPKPPIIVTRDSPNALHSHVLEVSAGADIVDCVSEYARRRGRGVCVLSGGGAVVNVALRQPGASPPGSVVATLRGRFEILSLTGTVLPPPAPPGASGLTVFLSGGQGQVIGGSVVGSLVAAGPVVLMAASFSNAVYERLPLEGEEEEVAPPPTGAEAQDQVAQSAGPQGQQPAASQSSGVTGGDAGGMSLYNLAGGNVGGYQLPGDNFGAWGGGGGGVRPPF; from the coding sequence ATGGCCGGGATGGACCCTGGCGGGGGcagccccggcggcggcggctcgcgcTACTTCCACCACCTGCTCcgcccgcagcagcagcagcagccctcGCCGCTCTCGCCCACCTCCCAcgtcaagatggagcaggccaggGACCAGCACGCCAGGATGTCGTCGCCGGACCAGACCCCCGCGGGCGAGGCGGCAGACGCgggcggcaacggcggcgaccAGCCGTCGTCGTCGGCCATGGTCCCGGTcgacggcggaggaggcagcggcggctCGGGCGGGCCCACGCGCCGTCCGCGCGGCCGGCCCGCGGGGTCCAAGAACAAGCCCAAGCCGCCCATCATCGTGACGCGCGACAGCCCCAACGCGCTGCACTCGCACGTGCTCGAGGTCTCCGCGGGCGCCGACATCGTCGACTGCGTTTCCGAGTACGCGCGCCGCCGAGGGCGTGGCGTCTGCGtgctcagcggcggcggcgccgtcgtcaaCGTCGCGCTGCGCCAGCCGGGCGCGTCGCCCCCGGGCAGCGTCGTGGCCACCCTGCGTGGACGGTTCGAGATCCTGTCCCTCACCGGCACGGTGCTTCCGCCGCCCGCGCCCCCAGGCGCAAGCGGACTCACCGTGTTCCTCTCGGGTGGGCAGGGACAGGTGATCGGCGGGAGCGTGGTGGGATCTCTTGTCGCCGCGGGGCCTGTCGTCCTGATGGCCGCTTCCTTCTCCAACGCCGTGTACGAGCGGCTCCCTCTcgaaggggaggaggaggaggttgcgCCGCCTCCCACTGGAGCTGAAGCGCAAGATCAGGTGGCACAGTCAGCTGGGCCGCAAGGGCAGCAGCCAGCGGCATCGCAGTCCTCTGGCGTCACCGGAGGCGATGCCGGAGGCATGTCGCTCTACAACCTTGCTGGCGGGAATGTGGGGGGCTACCAGCTTCCCGGAGACAACTTTGGAGCctggggtggcggcggtggcggagtcaGGCCACCGTTCTGA